In Chanodichthys erythropterus isolate Z2021 chromosome 18, ASM2448905v1, whole genome shotgun sequence, the following are encoded in one genomic region:
- the ngb gene encoding neuroglobin, with product MEKLSEKDKGLIRDSWESLGKNKVPHGIVMFTRLFELDPALLTLFSYSTNCGVAPECLSSPEFLEHVTKVMLVIDAAVSHLDDLHTLEEFLLNLGRKHQAVGVKTQSFAVVGESLLYMLQSSLGPAYTTPLRQAWLNMYSIVVSAMTRGWAKNGEHKSN from the exons ATGGAGAAACTCTCTGAAAAAGATAAAGGTCTGATCCGGGACAGCTGGGAGAGTCTGGGGAAGAACAAGGTGCCACATGGAATTGTTATGTTCACGAG GTTATTTGAGCTGGATCCAGCACTACTTACACTCTTCAGCTACAGCACAAACTGTGGGGTTGCACCTGAATGCCTGTCCAGCCCAGAGTTCCTCGAGCATGTCACCAAG GTCATGTTAGTGATCGATGCAGCTGTGAGCCATCTTGATGATCTTCATACATTGGAGGAATTCTTGTTGAACCTGGGCAGGAAGCACCAGGCAGTTGGGGTGAAGACCCAGTCCTTTGCT GTGGTTGGAGAGTCCCTGCTCTATATGCTTCAGTCCAGCCTAGGTCCAGCCTACACAACACCACTGCGCCAGGCCTGGCTCAATATGTACAGCATTGTGGTATCAGCCATGACCAGAGGCTGGGCCAAGAATGGTGAACATAAATCCAACTGA